From the Nitrospirota bacterium genome, the window ATCATGAAATCGGCAAGTTGGCGGATGAACTTGGAATAAAGATTACAGACTGTGAGCTCGGTTGTTTCTGATGGTTATTCTCTTTGAACTCGCCTTGACTTTTTACTTTGCAGCAACAATTGTAGGAGTTGTAGAGCTTTTCAGGGGAAGCAGGGCAACGACCAGGATACTGCTTGTCCTTGCTGCCGTTGGCTTTATCCTCCATACCGTCAATATAGTCCTGAGCCTCCTGTCCGGACACATACCGGTTACAAATATGCACGAGGCATCCTCTTTCTTTTCATGGTGTATCGTCCTCCTCTTTTTTTATGTTGAATACAGGTACAAAATAGGGTTGCTTGGCTCTTTTATAATGCCGGTTGTCTTTATTCTTATGCTGTCATCGTCCATACTGCCCCGGGAGATAACACCTGTAAGCCCGATGCTCAAGAGTTACTGGCTTGGCATTCACACAGCACTGGCATTTTTAGGAGATGCTGCATTTGCCATGGCCGCAGGCATAGGGGTTATGTATCTTGTTCAGGAACATTTTGTAAAGACAAAACGTCTGGGAAGCCTGTTTCAGAGGTTGCCGAGCCTCCAGATACTTGATGAGGTGAGCTACAAACTCATAACACTCGGGTTTCCCCTGCTGACACTTGCGATCATTACCGGCGCCCTCTGGGCAGAGAGTGCCTGGGGGAGTTACTGGCGATGGGACCCCAAAGAGGTCTGGTCACTGATTACCTGGCTCGTCTATGCCCTTGTCCTGCATGTAAGACTGACCGCGGGCTGGCGGGGCAAAAAGGCGGCAATACTTTCAATCCTTGGATTCTCCATAGTGCTGTTTACATTCTTTGGAGTAAATCTGCTACTGAAGGGGGTTCACAGCTTTGTAAGATGAGGGTATTGGTAACCGGACTTAATCATAAGACCGCCCCGGTAGAGGTACGGGAAAAACTGGCCTTTGACGGCCCCGGACTGGAGGAGGGACTGAACAGTTTCCTTCAGCTACCGGAGGTGAAAGGGGCAATGATACTCTCCACCTGCAACAGGGTTGAGATATATGCCCA encodes:
- the ccsB gene encoding c-type cytochrome biogenesis protein CcsB, translated to MVILFELALTFYFAATIVGVVELFRGSRATTRILLVLAAVGFILHTVNIVLSLLSGHIPVTNMHEASSFFSWCIVLLFFYVEYRYKIGLLGSFIMPVVFILMLSSSILPREITPVSPMLKSYWLGIHTALAFLGDAAFAMAAGIGVMYLVQEHFVKTKRLGSLFQRLPSLQILDEVSYKLITLGFPLLTLAIITGALWAESAWGSYWRWDPKEVWSLITWLVYALVLHVRLTAGWRGKKAAILSILGFSIVLFTFFGVNLLLKGVHSFVR